In Methanosarcina barkeri MS, a single window of DNA contains:
- a CDS encoding DUF3656 domain-containing U32 family peptidase: MSTENYTCTPNYTCTPPEVLAPVGDEETLLAAIRGGTDAVYLGVGEFNARQGAKNFTLENLDEAVKLAHSHGVLVYLALNIPIKQKELQHALDIADCAYAAGVDALILQDLGLLRLLNEIYPDLDIHASTQMTIHNKRGVNFVAGMGVKRVIVSRELTAAEVKDIVDHSKAEIEVFVHGALCYSYSGKCLFSSFLHGKSANRGACAQPCRRKYRFVVNGREVDERHIGGSYPISCAELSTITGLEDIVKTGVVSLKIEGRMKKPEYVTASAAAYKAAVQGICGPGDNPTKEELEARETELAKLFYRGFTRGFILGEKGVSHPKYSSNYGVFLGKVLDISRSKGNTKLTVRLNQDIQVKDGISIFTRERMLGSAVIGIVTISGEHIKSAKKGEKLGLEISSKTGRAVQRGDELYLTTDTRLLDTLQRTKLKTLPVSLKVRAMKGERFTVMIGEENEKPREIRKTTDEAPFVEFTDDYVVQEAEKSPTTVEKIRKAMESLGDTSFEAASVEIDADENIFIPVGVLKNARRTAADLLLEKILSVDKKEQKHPSLEDYSYLCDSEIHSSEASDQDELTPAVNETFNKTLSETLSETLSETLSETLSRTQGRNSASKRLLLSVEVNESSSLFEAAFAGADIIYVPVSKFEELSAPENAEKLEDLKAERVEIVFRVPLINHDYELDKLKPLLEKIKDAGFGIACSEFGTLQLAKELSIPFTAGKEFNIFNAFTASTLYKAGAYRSTLSSELNLSEIKNICEVLQTCKVSGQTEIFVYGRELMLITENDLLKPLVDRRIVRTSSKVLLVDQEGSEFPVKRLGTRTLIYNSKLLDMLKYVKNLKDYGVDVLRLDLSFNTQAEIKEIIKAYKEALAGKENRLKPARGVEYTTGHYFKGV; this comes from the coding sequence ATGTCTACTGAAAATTATACCTGTACTCCTAATTATACCTGTACTCCTCCTGAAGTCCTGGCTCCCGTAGGCGACGAAGAAACCCTTCTTGCCGCAATTCGAGGAGGAACTGACGCGGTCTATCTCGGGGTTGGCGAATTCAACGCCCGTCAGGGTGCAAAGAATTTCACTCTTGAGAATCTTGACGAAGCTGTGAAACTGGCACACTCACACGGAGTTCTTGTTTACCTGGCTCTCAATATACCGATCAAGCAAAAAGAGTTGCAGCACGCGCTTGATATAGCAGACTGTGCATATGCAGCCGGAGTCGATGCACTTATTCTTCAGGATCTGGGGCTTCTCAGGCTTTTAAATGAAATCTATCCGGACCTCGATATTCATGCAAGTACCCAGATGACCATCCATAATAAAAGAGGAGTTAATTTTGTAGCAGGAATGGGAGTAAAAAGAGTTATAGTCTCAAGGGAACTTACTGCGGCTGAGGTAAAGGACATAGTGGATCACTCAAAAGCGGAAATTGAGGTTTTTGTTCACGGAGCTCTTTGCTACTCCTATTCGGGCAAATGTCTTTTCAGCAGTTTCCTGCATGGTAAGAGTGCAAATCGAGGAGCCTGTGCCCAGCCCTGCCGACGCAAGTACAGATTCGTGGTAAATGGCAGGGAAGTTGACGAAAGGCATATCGGAGGCAGTTATCCCATAAGCTGTGCCGAACTCTCCACAATAACAGGGCTTGAGGATATCGTAAAAACCGGAGTTGTAAGCCTTAAAATCGAAGGGCGGATGAAAAAGCCCGAGTATGTTACTGCGAGTGCCGCTGCCTATAAAGCTGCAGTCCAAGGAATCTGCGGTCCAGGAGATAATCCGACAAAAGAGGAACTTGAAGCAAGAGAAACCGAACTTGCAAAACTCTTTTACCGGGGTTTTACAAGAGGCTTCATACTTGGAGAAAAAGGCGTATCCCACCCTAAATACAGTTCAAACTACGGGGTGTTCCTTGGAAAAGTCCTTGATATTTCCCGCTCAAAAGGGAATACGAAACTTACAGTTCGGCTGAATCAGGACATCCAGGTAAAAGACGGTATAAGTATTTTCACGCGAGAGCGGATGCTCGGCTCGGCAGTTATAGGTATAGTCACGATTTCAGGCGAGCATATAAAAAGCGCGAAAAAAGGTGAAAAATTAGGGCTTGAAATAAGCTCGAAGACCGGAAGAGCAGTCCAGAGAGGTGATGAACTCTACCTCACAACAGACACACGGCTCCTCGATACCCTTCAAAGAACAAAACTGAAAACGCTTCCTGTAAGCCTGAAAGTAAGAGCCATGAAAGGAGAGCGATTTACGGTTATGATTGGAGAAGAAAATGAAAAGCCCAGAGAGATCCGGAAGACCACAGATGAGGCTCCATTTGTGGAATTCACGGATGATTACGTCGTCCAGGAAGCTGAAAAATCCCCAACTACAGTAGAGAAGATACGAAAAGCAATGGAAAGCCTTGGGGATACTTCTTTTGAGGCTGCTTCGGTTGAAATCGATGCTGATGAAAATATTTTTATTCCGGTTGGAGTGCTGAAAAACGCAAGGAGAACGGCAGCAGACCTCCTGCTGGAAAAAATCCTCAGTGTAGATAAGAAAGAACAAAAGCATCCGAGTCTTGAGGATTACAGTTACCTGTGTGACTCTGAAATCCATAGCAGTGAAGCGAGTGATCAAGATGAACTTACTCCAGCTGTCAATGAGACCTTCAACAAAACCTTAAGTGAAACCCTCAGTGAAACCCTCAGTGAAACCCTCAGTGAAACTCTCAGTAGAACCCAGGGCAGAAATTCAGCTTCAAAGCGACTCCTTCTTAGTGTTGAAGTAAATGAAAGTTCCTCTCTCTTTGAGGCTGCATTCGCCGGTGCAGATATTATATATGTTCCGGTTTCGAAGTTTGAAGAGCTTTCTGCACCCGAAAATGCAGAAAAACTTGAAGATTTGAAAGCCGAAAGGGTCGAAATTGTTTTTCGGGTTCCTCTTATAAATCATGATTATGAACTGGATAAACTCAAACCCCTGCTGGAAAAAATTAAAGATGCAGGCTTCGGGATAGCCTGTTCTGAGTTTGGGACTTTACAGCTTGCAAAAGAGCTTTCCATACCTTTTACTGCAGGAAAAGAGTTCAATATTTTCAATGCTTTTACGGCCAGTACTCTCTACAAGGCAGGAGCGTACAGATCAACTCTTTCAAGCGAACTGAACCTGAGTGAGATAAAAAATATCTGTGAGGTCCTTCAAACCTGCAAGGTCTCAGGACAGACAGAAATTTTTGTTTATGGCAGAGAACTTATGCTTATTACGGAAAATGATCTTTTAAAGCCTCTTGTTGACAGAAGAATTGTAAGAACAAGCAGCAAAGTGCTTCTCGTTGACCAAGAAGGTTCAGAATTTCCGGTCAAGCGCCTGGGGACCAGGACCCTGATTTATAACTCAAAATTGCTTGATATGCTGAAGTATGTCAAAAACCTGAAAGATTACGGTGTGGATGTGCTTCGGCTTGATCTTTCATTCAATACTCAGGCTGAGATAAAAGAGATAATAAAGGCATACAAGGAAGCCCTTGCAGGAAAAGAAAACAGGCTGAAACCTGCAAGAGGGGTTGAGTATACTACAGGGCATTATTTTAAGGGAGTTTAA
- a CDS encoding MATE family efflux transporter, with product MTLAYPAYMVIIAIGVIIGIGASSLAAFQLGKENLSRALDIVHNAFSLCLLTGAVFTVIGMIFCETSISILGASGPALAFARDYLRIIFAGSVFMILSVALEPLVRNDGNPRLCMNIMIAGVIVNFVLDYFFIMRMGMGMTGAAFATIVSFALPALLFMNYLFGREAKLKLRLKAMKFKLRIQLQILRAGLPSFVMQFSLALVLFAYNYMLLSYGSELAVSAYGIIGYVLSIFSMLFEGIALGVQPIIGFNYEAGYYERVSKTLKLTILSCILTGVFGFLLISLFPEKVVQIFSQGDSELLEVTLRGMNIFIFSLLVEGTVLLTAIYYQSINQIRAALFIYLGKIFVVLFPLLFILPIFFGLDGVWAASPATEYIMMLVVVGMLSKEFKFLRHYAKEAEPRQSASTKKALQLVRNSGIADVEENPKFATFRPAEKRDMSREPLP from the coding sequence ATTACTCTAGCCTATCCCGCTTATATGGTTATAATCGCTATTGGAGTAATTATCGGGATCGGTGCATCAAGTCTTGCGGCCTTCCAACTTGGAAAGGAGAACCTCAGCCGAGCTCTGGATATAGTACACAATGCTTTTTCCTTGTGTCTTCTTACAGGAGCAGTTTTTACTGTAATCGGGATGATCTTCTGTGAAACCTCAATCAGCATCCTTGGAGCCAGCGGGCCTGCTCTAGCTTTTGCTCGCGATTACCTAAGGATTATCTTCGCTGGTTCAGTCTTTATGATTCTTTCAGTTGCCCTTGAACCACTGGTCAGAAACGACGGAAACCCCAGACTCTGTATGAATATCATGATTGCAGGAGTAATTGTAAATTTCGTGCTTGATTACTTTTTTATCATGCGTATGGGCATGGGAATGACGGGTGCCGCTTTTGCCACAATAGTTTCCTTTGCTCTCCCGGCATTGCTGTTCATGAATTACCTTTTTGGCAGGGAGGCAAAACTGAAACTCCGGCTTAAAGCCATGAAGTTCAAACTCAGGATCCAGCTCCAGATTCTTAGAGCCGGCCTTCCGTCTTTCGTGATGCAGTTTTCACTAGCTCTCGTGCTCTTTGCATACAATTACATGCTGCTCAGTTACGGATCCGAGCTTGCGGTCTCAGCCTATGGCATTATAGGATATGTCCTTTCAATATTTTCTATGCTTTTTGAGGGAATAGCCCTGGGAGTGCAACCGATTATAGGTTTCAACTATGAAGCTGGCTATTATGAAAGAGTTTCGAAAACCCTGAAACTGACAATTCTTTCATGCATCCTTACAGGAGTTTTCGGATTTCTATTAATCTCCCTTTTTCCCGAAAAAGTTGTGCAGATCTTCAGCCAGGGAGACTCCGAACTTCTGGAAGTTACCCTTCGAGGAATGAATATTTTCATATTCTCTTTGCTCGTTGAAGGTACCGTGCTCCTCACTGCTATCTATTACCAGTCAATAAACCAAATCAGAGCAGCACTCTTTATATACCTTGGAAAGATTTTTGTTGTTCTTTTCCCTCTACTTTTTATCCTGCCGATCTTCTTCGGCCTGGATGGAGTCTGGGCTGCATCTCCGGCTACGGAATATATCATGATGCTGGTAGTTGTGGGAATGCTGTCGAAGGAATTCAAGTTTCTAAGGCATTATGCAAAAGAAGCAGAGCCCAGACAATCAGCAAGTACAAAAAAAGCACTGCAGTTAGTCAGAAACAGTGGAATAGCTGATGTTGAGGAAAATCCCAAATTTGCTACTTTCAGGCCTGCCGAAAAAAGAGATATGTCGCGAGAGCCTCTTCCCTGA